caactgactgagtcatccaggtacTGCTTCCTTTCAATATTTCTCAAATACTTTCTATTCTTCTATTATTATCCTGATGCAGACTTTCATCACTACAAATATCCAATATAGATAATCTAATCCAAAGTGCTAATTTTACAATGGAGGAAAGTGATTTGCTCCAGATCATGGTAGAAGAGatgcattttcttccctttttaagaGCCATATTCAAGTTTTGCCTAAAGTGAGAATAGAATCCCGATCTGTTGGCAAACACTTTGTTGCCTTGGTTTTCCTAACTTCCTTTGCAGCTAGGATAGCATTATGACTTGGTTCTGGCCAATGCAACTTAGTTGAAATTTCCACAGTAGAATATGGGAAAACTTTTGCTTTCTTAAATAGGATAGACATaacctctctccccctctccttttttctgttttgaatataAACTTGATACCTAATGGAGTTTGGGCAATTGTATTGCAGCCATGAGACAATAAATGTGGGCAAAACCCAGCATGATAAAGATGGAATGCTGAATATAGCCTGTGCTAAGATTCTGTGCTGGAGTATGATAGAACtattgaaggggcacctgggtggctcagttggttaagcttctgtctttggctcaggtcatgatgctggagtcccaggattgagcccttcattggctccctgctcagtggggagtctgcttctccctttacccctcaccctgcttgtgctctctcccacgccgtctctctcaaataaataaataaaatcttaagaaaaaaaaaaggaactactgAATAACTTCAGACATtgtcagaaaaaatatattgaattgttataaatgttaaatatgttatttaaaaaattaaaggtggCCTCCCAAACCAGAGAAACATAATATATAGCCTTTACATCAGGGAGCAAaaaggtggtggggagatggacATTTTTTGCTCATCTAACAGGagccagaaaaggagaaaagaaagtaaaacagaagtataaatagaaaacacaaaataagatagTAGTTTATGTCCAAATACAACAGGACACAATACATCAAAAAAACTCATCAATTAGGAGACCTAGGTTATCAGAGTCAAAATGATCTTGACATCGCATAGGAGACACACCTGACCAAAGACTCATAGGTTAAAACTAAATGGATACAAAAAGATGTGGCAAGCAAACAGAAGCTGAAAAAAAGCTGCATAGTGATGTTAAtatcagaagagaaaatttaagagaactcaatcattaataaaaataaagacagcaatatatcttctttttaatttttcccagttttattgagatataattgacatacaacagtgtataagtttaaggtgtacagcatcaTACTTagacttacatatattgtgaaataattaccgCAATAAATTTAGGTAGCATCcaccatctcatttaatactaaaaaaagaaaagaagtatttgtttcttgtgataaaaactcttaggatctactctcttaacagcATTCAAATATACCATGcagcagtgttaactacagtCATCGTGTACATTACGTCTTTAGTCCTTACTTGTAACTGGAAATTCGTACCTAGTGATATATCTTCTTTAAAGTAATGttggaatgaataaaatagaaaaaggtaaaagaaaagtCACTGTGTAGAGGCAACGACTATTAACATATTGGGtattttctttgagtattttcctttgcttctttccctAACTGGAAGtaactgtgtatttttttatatgcTGTAGGGAACTGATGTATGATAATTATAGAAGAATGTAGACAATGCTGAAAATAGAAAGGGGAAAGTAAAAATTAGCATTATAACTAGAGACAATCCTATTACCATTTCATGTATATCTTTCCAGGTATTTTGATGTGCATGTAGAAATAcacacttgttttaaaaaatggcgTCATGATGTGCGCCCCCTTTTCACCCAAGGATTTAATGTAAATGTCTTTTTATATCAACAAATATCCTTTTGTATCACTCTAATGGGTATATGATATCTTTGTGTGACTTTACCCTATTTCTCAATGCATATTTTTACAAAGTCGAAGTGGTACTGTGTATCATTTCCCGTCTTGCTTTATTCATTTACTATAAAATAAGCAATTTCTCATATTActaagatatttttctaaagataaatTTGAATGATCAAATGATATTTTGTGGCTGTACATAACTAGCTTAGCTATTGTTCTCTTGTTGAATATTTAAGTTGTTCATGATATTAAGTTTCGCTCAGAGATGCTTCAACAATAATcatatttcagaataattttttaaagcgtGTAGCTTTGAGGCATTTTATTACAAAAGCTGGCACTTATATACATAaactaacaagaatttaaaattcacCACACAATTACTTCACTTTTTAGCCTGACCGTCTAGGAAATCTTTAGCTTCATTGATTTTGACTGCTAGATAAGGAGATCCAACCCTATCTAGGTGATTTAAAAGCATAAgtcattggggtgcctgggtggcacagtggttaagcgtctgcctttggctcagggcgtgatcccggcgttgtgggatcgagccccacatcaggctcctccgctaggagcctgctttttcctctcccactccccctgcttgtgttccctctctcgctggctgtctctatctctgtcgaataaataaataaaatctttaaaaaaaaaataaaataaaagcataagtcGTTGAAGAGCATCTCTTATTTCCCCTTTATTGGCATAAGGTTTATGCCTACTATTAATGCTGCTTCTGTTTCATCATTTTGGGTTCAGACCCACCTTTGTAATAGCCACCACTAAAGACAGATTTTGGTAGACTTCGAAAAATGTGTTTTACTTGAGGCTCCAGATGTTTCATGCCTTGCAAAATATAATGGTTTGCAAAGCCTGTGGCAGCAGTGATCAGTCCAGCTGCTCCCATTGTACTGGCCACGGCTCTGGCTTGGCTCCCTGGTCTCCACTGAGAGCGCAGTTCGTCCCAGCCCAAAGGCCACGGCCACCAATTCCATGCCTCTCcagattaatttttaataacatttagaTCCCCTAGATTTTCCATCAAAGTTATTATAAATACAAGGAAGTCATCAGCAAGGCATTAATTGAATGTCTAATTAGTTATTAATGCGTATATAATTAGCATATTTGCCCTGGGTAAGTCAAATGTATGATTTAATAATGTTGAATTTAATGTGCTCGTTATATTCTTCATGGTATAGTTGGTCTTCTTAGGAAATCTATGCAGATaggacatttatttctcttttatgagACTTGAGCAGCTTATTACAATTTCTAGGTGTTACAGGCTTTcctagttgtttatttttttaaaaatatttaatgggtCAAATTTGTGATTTGTTTGATACAAAGTCTTTTATAACATGATACCCTAATCCCTAACCCAGAACATTGTTCTTCCCTGAATCCCTGCTTACCTAAGTCATAAGGACCAGCTGGGCTGGTGGGGGAGGTCGGTTGCCTGAAATTGTAAATGTCATAGGAATCAAGGGAGCATGCCAAACACAGACGTATATGGATTGCTGAGCTGAGAGAGCTGCAGAAGAGAATTCTGGATCTTCAGACTGAAGGTGAGGGTCAGAGACAGATATTAGAAGTCAGAGAATTGTGCCAGGAATTGAAAAGCCAGGGACAGAAGAGTGGAGAAAAAAGACAGATCTGATGAAGAGTCTGCAGTCTGGGCCTGTCTGTATACCTGGTTGGAAACTGTTACTGCTGGCTTTATGCATATACCTCCATATGGCCCAAGAGGGTGTGTTCAGAGAGTTAGGATACCAAGTGTCAGGTATCACCAACATGCCCCTCCAGCTCATATCCTTGCCCCTCCAGCTCATATCCTTCTTTAAGTTCAGCAGAATCACAGCTTCCCTATGTTAACAGGTAGAAGGCTCGTGTATTAGTTCCTACGGCTGCTATAACAGATGACCAcaaacctagtggcttaaaaagcacaaatttattatcttctagTTTTGGAAGTctgaagtctgaaatgggtctgcCTGGCCtaaaatcagggtgttggcagggcagGGTTCTTTTCTGGAGGCTTTAAGAAAGAGTCTATTTCCATGACTTTTCCATAAAAGATCAGTCTTCAGACTAAAACAAATGTCTAGAAGAAACCATGGGCTGTTTGATTACTGCACAAAGGCCTCCATGCCTGTACACAGAAGTCCCTTTTGAAAACTAAGCAGCCCTAAATAGGGCACGTTTTGCAAAGCCTACTTCAGATGTGGCTGTGGAGACAAATGGACAAGACAAAACTCCCATAGGACAAAAACTGGGGTTAAGGAGAGGAAGGGACAAGGATTCAGGAGAGAGgtctccactgcccctccccccccaggcAACAAGAATACCAACTGCCAGATGGGATAACCTTGGAACTTAACTCCACTACCAGGGCAGGAAGTCTTTGCAATTATTGCTCTGTGGGATTTGATGATTGCTATGAACTAGAGGCTATTGTTTTCTTCCCAGTCTTCCTTCTTTCAGACAGATTTaaagtatatgtgtatattggCTACCCTATTCCTACTCTACAATTTATAACAGGAAGATTGGAGGGCGGATCTCTTGTCTTCTAGTTTATAGGCTACCAGACCATGATGAATTATATATGGACATTATAAATAGGACTGAAAATTACCCAGAGATTGTGAACTTTGAGCCAGTTGCAGAAGCTGGATGGGACTTTGGTGGTTTCTTTCCCTGAAGAGGAAATAAATGCATGGGAGGAAGGGTGCACATGGATATTTGGATGACTCAGTGGGAAAAATGGGCCAGAAGCTGTTAGTTGCCCCTCAAtatcttgtttcttctttcttagtaTTAGAAGTCTTTAGCTTGGCACATGGCTACCCAGAAAGACAATATATTTCCCAGCCTTGCTTGCAGCTCAATTATTCATATGATTAAGTCCTGGGCAATGGGATCTGAGTGGGAGTAATGTTTGTGACTTCTGGGttgcactccttttttttttttttttaagatttgtttgtttatttatttatttatgagagagagcgagcgcatatgcatgaggaggggcagagtgagagggagagaagcgactccccgctgagcacggagcctgaccaAGGAGGGGGTCCATCTCAtggccctaagatcatgacctgagccaaaaccaagagtcggaggcttaactgactgagccaccaaggtgccccatcTGGGTTGCACTCTTAAAGGAGTGGCATACTCTCTTTCtcgttctctttttttttttcttgaagattttatttattcatgtgacagagagacagccagtgagagagggaacacagcaggggagtgggagaggaagaagcaggctcccagtggaggagcccgatgtgggactcgatccagaacaccgggatcacgccctgagccgaaggcagacgcttaacgactgtgctacccaggcgcccctctttccctttttgcTGCTCAAAATGTGATGACATTGAGCCACATGGAACCATGGAAACCAAAACAACACCGTGCAGATGGATAATGGAGCAATGAGATGGAAGGAGCTTGGACCCCAGACACTGTGGAATGATATACCAGACTTCTACATGAAAGAGAAATATCCTTTCTCCTGTAGAGCCAGTACTATTTTCAATCTCTATTTGTGTGACTGAATCAATATCTTAACGTTCAGAAACAGGTTGAATTTGAGGTACCTCTAGAAAGTGTCTTATGAATagtgtcacacacacaaaagcagaaagaatagtACAATAATTTCACGCATACTCACCTTTGGCTTCAAAACTACTGTTTCCTCTTATTTCAGCTCAACCCGAGTTTCCTCCTGTCTCCCCTGGATGACCTGGAAGCAAATCCCAAATGTCAGATCATCTCTTCTGTAACtatttcagtatgtatctctaaaagataaggattcttttttaaaaaataagagtttgAAATGATTTTGAGCAAAACATATGTAGATATCCAGTTGAGTTGAACATCTCTCTTTAACATTCAGGAGAAAGTTCCTGGCCCAAAGGTACTGCTTTGAGAGACAACTCTCATGTGGAAGATATTTAAGGCCTTGGCAGCGGATGAGATATCCTAGGGAGAGTGGTCACCTgagttgaaaacagaaaaattgcaTCAGTTTAAGATGAGCAAAGTTTTCTTTCACTGGTGTGAAGTAGTATGGGGAGTTACAGAAGACAAGGTAAATGTGTATGTGTAGAAAGCTTTCATGGACATTGTTTCCATTACCCCCAAATCCAGTcctcatcttattttctttcctcagcTCTCATCTCATTTTCTAGATACGTTGTTTGTTCAGGTTTCGTCACGTATTTTAGTCACAGCTGATGAGACCCAAGGAATGTTTGCTGGGACTTCTAGGAAAGCCTTCTCATTCTTCAGGAACTATTTACATCTGCCTGGAAGGCGTAGTGTGATGGAATGTGCTGGAAGTGTTGCAGTCATTTCGTTATCATGAGAGGATTCTAGAACTACCTTAGGGCCCTGATGTAGAGACAGAGAATGAAGCGAACACTGAGTGGAGACATGGAGAGAAACCCAGTCCTTAGTGACATGGTTTGCATTGCAGTTTCAAGCCTCTTCAAGCCAGCCTCACTCTGGACCTCTGAGTTACATGAGTTATGAGCTAATTTGCCTTTGTTGTTCAAATCATTAAAATCGTTTAAATCATTTTCCATCACTTGCAATACAAAGCATTCTGACTGATAAGAATCGGCCGTGTGTCCAATGTTTTTCAAGACATGGAGGAAGCCCAGTGCTGGTCATCTCAGTTTTAGCTGAGCAGGTGACGTATTTGCCTAAGAAAAGTAACTGGATGCTGTCCTCCCCTTAATATATTTCTTTGGTGTTCACTAGCAGTAAAATGTTGCTTTTGGCAGATAGGTAGATTTTCTGCAAGCTTCTCTCACAGCTTCTACAGGTACTGGCCAGTTGGCcatggggtggagggtggtggggggagtgtgtggtggtgaggtggggtgggggtgatcGTGGTGCTTAAAGGTGTGGGTAAATAGCAAAAGTGGAACCATCTGTGAAGGAATGTGTTCTGGGTGAAGAAATGCAGTGAGTTGTGGATAAAATATGCTTTGATTATGAGATAGACCTAGTTATTCTCTGCAGAAGCACAACATGGAGGTCTTGCTCTAAGACTTTATACACACAACCAGATAGACAGGAGGATGTAAAATAATGTCTTTTCAAAACATATCCTTCAAAACAGCGGCCAAACTGGTGTGAATGATTCTTAAAGGTAGATATTTCTTTGACAAAATTTTAGAGGGAGGGAAGATAGATGGTGTTAATGGTGGCCTAGGGCAAGATGAAATGTACCATATTGATGAGGGATGACTTCAATCTTCAGGTTCCGTGTTGAAGTCATGGGGCCATCATCGCCTAACTGTGATTTCATTCTGCAGCTGACTCTTCAAGTAATCATTACACAAAGAGTGCTCAGTGGCCGATGATGTAGACAGTTACTTAAGTCACCcctaagtgatttttttatatgtgGAAGGGgaatcttttttccattttccattccaCTGAGAAAAAAGTGGCAGTCATGAAGATTCTTTGCTAGGAAGAGCactcacactttttaaaaaattaattaattgattagagagagagagtacaagcaaggggagcagcagagggagagggagaagtagactctccgctgatcagggagcctatgcagggcttgatcccaggatcccgggatcatgacctgagccgaaggagatgcttaaccgactaagtcacccaggcgccccacactcaCACTTTTTGACAAGCAATTTGCCTGGGAAATTAGCTGAGGTCACATATCTGTTATTAGATAAATGGAAGACAGCATATGAATATttcaaaaaagcaaattttaaccTATTTAAATTTAGCTCAGTGTACTACAGCTTGTTCAAACTCCATAGAGAAGGGCCTGTAGAAAAACAGGCTTATTTTCATTGTTAAGTACCCAGAACTGGGAGCTTCATGAAGCCAGAAGGGATTTattgtttaattataaaatatttataaatatttgcattagCAAATCAAGCATCTTCTTTGGAATCTAGATTCTAGGGTAATAGGATTAGTAACCGCATTTGCCACCGTTGGGATTGGGAGGGGTGGTGGCTCTCTTAGAGAAAGATCGCAAAATATCCCAAGGGGTGGGAAGACTCCCGGACACAAGAGTACAGAGCCCCCTGCTGGCAAGAAAGGACAGAGACCAAAATGAAGCATTCACGTAGTGCTGTCAGAAATAATGAGGGGTCAGAAAGTGAAGGTTTAAGGTTGACAAGGCAGATCAGATTTATTGCCATCCTTGGCAGGAGAAGCCAAGAATTTGCAGAGTTGGAGGAACTTGGTGTGTCCTGAGAGACAGGTGGAAAAGTTTACCCAACTGGTACAAACTAAGATAGATGACCTGAGTAGGTGGCAGAGAATCAGCGGTCGAGTCACAAACCAGAGTTACAAGTGTTGGTCTCACAGGGGAGAAATGAATCGGTTAGTGTAGAAGTGGTGATTGGGGTCTGAGGGGCAAACGTGGCCAACCATTTCTCCAAAACCGGAAGGAGTTTTTGAGATGGTAGTGTCTTGAAGTTCCTGGCCAGGAACCTAAAGGTGAGTATGCAATTATTATCTACCCTCCCaaagccctcccttccccaccccacccagccccctgGACTTATTTACCAAAATGCTTAGGAGCTCTGGCCTTATGATGACTAATGGAACCTCAAAGAGGTCACTATTTGAAATTGCTGCCTGCTGCTACTGGGCCCCAAATTTCTGAATGCCTTAGGCATTTTGCTTCCCTGAGGGCAAGGactatggtttttttaaaaatcttttcggggcacctgagtggcataTTTCGTTAAGTGACtaactctcggttttggctcaggtcataatctcaggatcttgggattgagccctgagtcaggctccgtgctttccctctgcccctccctctccctgccgttccctctttctctctctctctctctttcaaataaataaataaatcttctaaaaaattaaaaatcttttcaccTCTGACCCTCCCTAATACAATGCCTGGCTAATAGTCGATGCTTAATCCATATTTGTGAAGTAAATACGTGAATCATTAAGCCAGACCTGTGGGAGGTTTATAATTTGGTGATGTCTCAGGAGGGTAATTTacttatatattcatttacttCTCACTTTATTTCTATTATGTCTTGTTCCACAAAGGATTTGAAAAAGCTTCCAAGAATACATActatcaaagagaaaatataaataataaataaagctaGGATCATTAGAAACATGCATCAGGCAAAGACGAGTCAGTGGAGTAGAATGAGTTATGCAAGCAATAGGGCTCCACATAATTATCTGAGCCACAGATTCAGGTCTGAgttttctgctgaaaaaaatgAAGGCCAGAAATGATTCTCTTGACTACAATGGCAAAACATTCTAGTTTCTCAAGCTTTTTCTGGAACTtagttctaaaataaatttctggtgtgAAGCTTTATATCTGGGACATTGAGTGATGTAGTAAACGGTGTCCTcaatgatattctttttttttttttaagattttatttatttatttgagagagagagagagacagagtgcatgagcagggggaggggcagagggagaaatagactccccactgagtagggggcctgacatgaggctccatcccaggaccccaagatcatgaccaagccgaaggcagatgcccaactgactgagccacccaggcgcccctcaatgatATTCTTACAGCAAATCCTATTggctttttttaaagttgtgtcTTATAGCATGAAAACCTGAGGCTTGTCCTATAGTGCAACTCACAGAAGTAATTTTATAGGAGACCAAGGAGATATGGTTTAAGACTGAAACCTTCTAAAATtttagctaaattaaaaaaaaaaaaaatctaggaaagcCAGAGGATTGCAAGTCCTTCAACACTTCCCCATTGAGATCTCTTCCCTGGACCAGACATTTCATAAGGGTCGGGCTCAGATCTTTGGAGTTTCTATCTTCTCTCAAGGCCTGAAAGGTCCTTgctctattcattcatttaaagtagCAACACATACTATCATCCtcagatgagatttttttttttacaacgtTTTATAAAAATGGAGGCATCTAACCAAAACCTTCAGGATGGATGGCTAGCTACCCTCTGttccagttatctattgctgcctAGCAAACTATCttcaaacttagtggcttaaaacaacaatggcCATTATTATTATCTTTCATGGTTATAAGGGTTTACTGGGCTCAACTAGTCAGTTCTTGCTCAGCTTTTCTCATGCAGTTATAGACAGTGGCTGGGGCTGGGATCATCTGAAGCCTGCTCAGTCATACATGTGGCACCACATTAAGAAGACTTGATCAGCTGGGGGCTGGAACAAGGGGCTCCTTGAGCAACTCTATGTGGTCTCTGCACATGTTTTCCCCACAGCATGGGTTCAGGATAGCTGGACTTCCTACACAGGGgctcaggaagagggagagagagagagagagaaccagatgGAAGTCATATTATCTTTTTTGGACCTAGCCTTGGAGGTCAGTCATGCACTGTCATTTCTACAACATTCTATTCATTGAGGCGTGCACAAAAATCTGCCCAGTTTCAAgaggagggagaaatagactccagGAGACATTGATGGGGAAGTGGCAGTGTTTGGAAGAGCATGTGGGGCCAGAAATATTGTTGCAGCCATTTTTGTAAGATACAGTCTGCCACACCCTCCTCCTTTCAAAAGTCCACCAAGGGAGTACCTATAACCAAGACAGGATTTTTCTTAAGGACCCCATTCTGAGCCTTCAATAAGTGAATAAAGGGAAGtctttcaagttttttgttttttgcttttttttttttagcatggaaaattttcaaataagctTTTTCCAATCACTCACCACTGACATAGAAAAAAACTGCATGACGCTCCCATGGCAAGCCCAGTTTTGCACATGAAAGCCATTCCTAGTTCATGTCTCCAGTACGGAGGGAATGCAGCCGGACCACCCAATAGTTTTCTATCATTCAAAGAGCAGTTAAAAGGAAAGTGTGGGAAGGGGGGAGAATATAGTCCTGCTTTAGTCCTTCAATATAGTTCTTTGGTTTTCCAGGAACTAGATCTATCTGAACACAGATACTGACTCTTGCTAAGATGTTAAAATGCACCTTTTGTATAAGAACCAATAACTAGGAATTAAATACTGTGTTCAGGAAGCTTTGCCTAGAGTAAAGGAGTAAAGGCAGAGAAGAGGTAAGTTAAAACCAAACAGGAAAAACCAACTctgtaattcatttatttaagttttaacgTCATAGCCATTTAATTTCAAGAACCTGAGGTCACTaataatctattatatatatactttttattcgagtataattaacatacagtgttatattagcttcagatgtacaatataatgattcgacagttctatacattactcagtgctcatcacaatgagtgtactcttaatccctttcacttttttttttttacagatattatatattaatttgacacagagagagagacagcgagagacggaacacaaacagggagagtgggagagggagaagcaggcctcccgctgagcagggagcctgacatggggctcaatcccagcaccctgggatcatgacctgagctgaaggcagatgcttaatcactgagccacccaggcacccctcacctattatttttgatgatttttttctgttaagtaATAGTAGAGTATTTGTGCTTGTAACTCTATTGAATCTTGTGTAAAGTATCAATCCAGAAATCCTCAGTCTGAcagattttaaggaagaaataggcATTAAGTTTAAATGGAATGTTGAACAAACAGATGGCTCTATATTTTGGAGGAAGTAATTTAGAACAGGCTTTGCATAATTTTGATAGCAGAAAGTCTTTACCTGctgctttatttaaattaagcCTTCTAGCCAAATGGAATACATGAGGAGATGTTCCTGGGTAGCAACCctagaaactataaatttcaATGTAGTCTTAGGATGAGACtggcaggaagaaagggaggcCTCCCAGTTATCAGCTGAgatttgtgtgtatttgtgctGACCATAAATAATTATGTCTCCAGATCTATCGTCTTTACTGGTTCTGACAGTAACAACCCAGGCCTCCTCCAATGTTCGTGAAATTGAATTTTAGGCACTGGTTTAAATTTGAAGAAATCCTATCTGGTCCTTCTGCGTTCCTTTTACAAACCACTGCACCAATCCGAGTAACGATCAGAGGAATATTAACTAGAATTCTGGGCTCCCAGAACTCTAACTCCACCAGCCTCCCAGATAGATGTCCTAAGAGAGTGCTCCCAAAACCCCCCTTTTTTGGCGACTCAGTGGGGAATGTACTTGAGGTATTGTAGGACGAGCGGGAACCTCTGTTCTTAGACCGCCTAGAGTGGGTGTACTCATTGCTTACCCAATGGTTCCTTGGGAATTTGGGAATAGAACTCCCagtgggtttttcttttcctttttttttttttttgtaacttttatgGAGGGACAATATGTATACACCAAAAGCACCAATCCTAAGTGCATAGCTCAATGAATTATTGTACACATGTCCACTTGTGTCACCATCACACAGATCAAGATGTAGAAAATTCCCAGGACCTCAAAAGATTCCTTCTTACTTCTTCCCAGTTTGTACCCCAAACCATGGGGAGGTAATCATTATTCTCAGTTCTATCATTATTGACTAGTTTTGactgtttttaaactttgtaaaaGTGGAAACATACAAGTATGCATTCTCTTaaatttggcttctttcactcagtttAATATTTATGAGATTcttcatgttgttgcatgtaccagtagtctgttctcttttttaaatcgCTGTGTGGTATTTTATTTCATGCATATACCACGacttatttattcttctgttgATTGGcattgagttgtttccactttggctAATACAAATAAAGCTGTGATGGGCATTCTTATGCATGTTCTGTGGGCATAAGTactcatttctcttgagtaaattcCTAGAACTGGAATTGCTATCATAGGGTTGGCAGTGTTTAGCTTTAGCAGAAACTGTCAAGTTGGCTTAGGAAGTAGTTATAACATTTTACGCTCCCATCAGCAATGTAAAGAATCTCAGTTCTTCCACGTATTTGCCATCATTTGGCACTGTAAGt
This Ursus arctos isolate Adak ecotype North America unplaced genomic scaffold, UrsArc2.0 scaffold_21, whole genome shotgun sequence DNA region includes the following protein-coding sequences:
- the LOC113256192 gene encoding LOW QUALITY PROTEIN: mitochondrial import inner membrane translocase subunit TIM14-like (The sequence of the model RefSeq protein was modified relative to this genomic sequence to represent the inferred CDS: inserted 2 bases in 2 codons; substituted 1 base at 1 genomic stop codon) encodes the protein MAGEEKPEKLQQARATRVMERKVAVTALRSNPLKKKLQTSQRSQQRCPGKETTKVPSSFCNWLKVHNLWWRPGSQARAVASTMGAAGLITAATGFANHYILQGMKHLEPQVKHIFRSLPKSVFSGGYYKGGSEPKMMKXEAALIVGIXPYANKGEIRDAPQXLMLLNHLDRVGSPYLAVKINEAKDFLDGQAKK